Proteins encoded by one window of Aptenodytes patagonicus chromosome 11, bAptPat1.pri.cur, whole genome shotgun sequence:
- the LOC143165488 gene encoding chymotrypsinogen 2-like isoform X2 codes for MALLWLLSCLALAGSARCGVPAITPVIRGYNRIVNGEPAVPGSWPWQVSLQRYDNFHFCGGSLISENWVVTAAHCGVRTTDTVVVGAYDQTSPTPDEQRLTIEKVFKNPRFNMLTIRDDITLLKLATPARLSARVSPVCLPQATDDFPGGMTCVTTGWGLTDPNASGTPAVLQQAALPLLTNAQCKQYWGYRIADVMVCAGADGASSCMGDSGGPLVCQKDGAWTLVGIVSWGSSTCDPNVPGVYARVTMLRNWINSILAAN; via the exons ATGGCTCTGCTGTGGCTGTTGAGCTGCCTGGCGCTGGCGGGCTCTGCCC GCTGCGGCGTGCCCGCCATCACGCCCGTCATCCGCGGCTACAACCGCATCGTCAATGGGGAGCCGGCAGTGCCAGGGTCCTGGCCATGGCAGGTCTCCCTCCAG CGCTACGACAACTTCCACTTCTGTGGCGGGTCGCTGATCAGCGAGAACTGGGTGGTCACCGCTGCCCACTGCGGTGTCAG GACCACCGACACCGTGGTGGTGGGTGCGTACGACCAGACCTCGCCCACCCCTGACGAGCAGAGGCTGACCATCGAGAAG GTCTTCAAGAACCCCAGGTTCAACATGCTGACCATCCGCGATGACATCACCCTGCTCAAACTGGCCACTCCGGCGCGGCTGTCGGCCCGCGTGTCCCCCGTCTGCCTGCCCCAGGCCACCGACGACTTCCCGGGGGGCATGACCTGTGTCACCACCGGCTGGGGGCTCACTGACCCCAACG CCTCGGGGACGCCGGCGGTGCTGCAGCAGGCGGCCCTGCCCCTGCTCACCAATGCGCAGTGCAAGCAGTACTGGGGGTACCGCATCGCCGACGTCATGGTGTGCGCTGGCGCCGACGGCGCCTCCTCCTGCATG GGCGACTCCGGGGGCCCGCTGGTGTGCCAGAAGGACGGCGCCTGGACCCTGGTGGGCATCGTctcctggggcagcagcaccTGCGACCCCAACGTGCCCGGCGTCTATGCCCGCGTCACCATGCTCCGCAACTGGATCAACTCCATCCTGGCGGCCAACTGA
- the LOC143165488 gene encoding chymotrypsinogen 2-like isoform X1: MALLWLLSCLALAGSARATLSLASCGVPAITPVIRGYNRIVNGEPAVPGSWPWQVSLQRYDNFHFCGGSLISENWVVTAAHCGVRTTDTVVVGAYDQTSPTPDEQRLTIEKVFKNPRFNMLTIRDDITLLKLATPARLSARVSPVCLPQATDDFPGGMTCVTTGWGLTDPNASGTPAVLQQAALPLLTNAQCKQYWGYRIADVMVCAGADGASSCMGDSGGPLVCQKDGAWTLVGIVSWGSSTCDPNVPGVYARVTMLRNWINSILAAN, from the exons ATGGCTCTGCTGTGGCTGTTGAGCTGCCTGGCGCTGGCGGGCTCTGCCCGTGCCACCCTCTCGCTGGCGA GCTGCGGCGTGCCCGCCATCACGCCCGTCATCCGCGGCTACAACCGCATCGTCAATGGGGAGCCGGCAGTGCCAGGGTCCTGGCCATGGCAGGTCTCCCTCCAG CGCTACGACAACTTCCACTTCTGTGGCGGGTCGCTGATCAGCGAGAACTGGGTGGTCACCGCTGCCCACTGCGGTGTCAG GACCACCGACACCGTGGTGGTGGGTGCGTACGACCAGACCTCGCCCACCCCTGACGAGCAGAGGCTGACCATCGAGAAG GTCTTCAAGAACCCCAGGTTCAACATGCTGACCATCCGCGATGACATCACCCTGCTCAAACTGGCCACTCCGGCGCGGCTGTCGGCCCGCGTGTCCCCCGTCTGCCTGCCCCAGGCCACCGACGACTTCCCGGGGGGCATGACCTGTGTCACCACCGGCTGGGGGCTCACTGACCCCAACG CCTCGGGGACGCCGGCGGTGCTGCAGCAGGCGGCCCTGCCCCTGCTCACCAATGCGCAGTGCAAGCAGTACTGGGGGTACCGCATCGCCGACGTCATGGTGTGCGCTGGCGCCGACGGCGCCTCCTCCTGCATG GGCGACTCCGGGGGCCCGCTGGTGTGCCAGAAGGACGGCGCCTGGACCCTGGTGGGCATCGTctcctggggcagcagcaccTGCGACCCCAACGTGCCCGGCGTCTATGCCCGCGTCACCATGCTCCGCAACTGGATCAACTCCATCCTGGCGGCCAACTGA